A stretch of the Coturnix japonica isolate 7356 chromosome 27, Coturnix japonica 2.1, whole genome shotgun sequence genome encodes the following:
- the SLC25A39 gene encoding solute carrier family 25 member 39 isoform X1, whose protein sequence is MAEKTSPGPSGAITPLQQMLASGTGAILTSLFVTPLDVVKIRLQAQRTPFSKAWLVRSVPQSSQHATWKCFLYCNGLMDHLYVCQNGNGCTAWYKSPTNFNGTLDAFVKITRHEGIRSLWSGLPPTLVMAVPATVIYFTTYDQLRDYLQASTGSRGHHIPLLAGALARLGAVTLISPLELIRTKMQSRQLSYRELRVCIQSAVAQDGWLSLWRGWGPTVLRDVPFSALYWFNYELVREWLCRHTRLEEATFMLSFVSGAISGTVAAVLTLPFDVVKTQRQIQLGDSEMHPAAASKPSSTWLLLRRIRAESGTRGLFAGFLPRVIKVAPACAIMISTYEFGKAFFQKLNQERQLRGL, encoded by the exons ATGGCTGAGAAGACATCGCCGGGCCCCAGTGGGGCCATCACACCCCTGCAGCAGATGTTGGCCTCCGGGACGGGTGCCATCCTCACCTCCCTCTTTG TGACACCCCTGGATGTGGTGAAGATTCGACTGCAGGCCCAGAGGACGCCCTTCTCCAAAG CGTGGTTGGTGCGGTCGGTGCCGCAGAGCTCACAGCATGCCACGT GGAAGTGTTTCCTCTACTGCAATGGCCTCATGGATCATCTGTACGTCTGTCAGAACGGCAACGGCTGCACCGCCTGGTACAAGAGCCCCACCAACTTCAACGGCACATTG GACGCCTTTGTGAAGATCACACGCCACGAGGGCATCAGGTCCCTGTGGAGCGGGCTCCCCCCTACGCT GGTGATGGCTGTGCCAGCCACTGTCATTTATTTCACCACCTACGACCAGCTCCGTGATTACCTGCAGGCCAGCACCGGCAGCCGGGGCCACCACATCCCACTGCTGGCGGGGGCCCTCGCCCGGT tgggtgctgtgaCACTGATCAGCCCCTTGGAGCTGATCCGCACCAAGATGCAATCCCGACAGCTCAGCTACCGCGAGCTGCGTGTCTGCATCCAGTCAGCGGTGGCTCAGGATGGCTGGCTGTCCCtatggaggggatgggggccCACGGTGCTGCGGGACGTCCCCTTCTCTG ctctctACTGGTTCAACTACGAGCTGGTGCGGGAATGGCTATGCAGGCACACCCGGCTGGAAGAGGCCACCTTCATGCTCAGCTTCGTGTCCGGGGCCATCTCTGGGACG gtggctgctgtgctgacGCTGCCCTTCGACGTGGTGAAGACCCAGCGGCAGATCCAGCTGGGAGACAGCGAGATGCACCCAG CTGCAGCCTCCAAGCCTTCATCCACCTGGCTGCTCCTGCGGCGTATCCGTGCTGAGTCTGGCACACGGGGGCTGTTTGCAG GTTTCCTGCCCCGTGTCATTAAGGTGGCACCCGCCTGTGCCATCATGATCAGCACCTACGAGTTTGGCAAAGCCTTCTTCCAGAAGCTGAACCAGGAGCGGCAGCTGCGTGGGCTGtga
- the SLC25A39 gene encoding solute carrier family 25 member 39 isoform X2 codes for MAEKTSPGPSGAITPLQQMLASGTGAILTSLFVTPLDVVKIRLQAQRTPFSKGKCFLYCNGLMDHLYVCQNGNGCTAWYKSPTNFNGTLDAFVKITRHEGIRSLWSGLPPTLVMAVPATVIYFTTYDQLRDYLQASTGSRGHHIPLLAGALARLGAVTLISPLELIRTKMQSRQLSYRELRVCIQSAVAQDGWLSLWRGWGPTVLRDVPFSALYWFNYELVREWLCRHTRLEEATFMLSFVSGAISGTVAAVLTLPFDVVKTQRQIQLGDSEMHPAAASKPSSTWLLLRRIRAESGTRGLFAGFLPRVIKVAPACAIMISTYEFGKAFFQKLNQERQLRGL; via the exons ATGGCTGAGAAGACATCGCCGGGCCCCAGTGGGGCCATCACACCCCTGCAGCAGATGTTGGCCTCCGGGACGGGTGCCATCCTCACCTCCCTCTTTG TGACACCCCTGGATGTGGTGAAGATTCGACTGCAGGCCCAGAGGACGCCCTTCTCCAAAG GGAAGTGTTTCCTCTACTGCAATGGCCTCATGGATCATCTGTACGTCTGTCAGAACGGCAACGGCTGCACCGCCTGGTACAAGAGCCCCACCAACTTCAACGGCACATTG GACGCCTTTGTGAAGATCACACGCCACGAGGGCATCAGGTCCCTGTGGAGCGGGCTCCCCCCTACGCT GGTGATGGCTGTGCCAGCCACTGTCATTTATTTCACCACCTACGACCAGCTCCGTGATTACCTGCAGGCCAGCACCGGCAGCCGGGGCCACCACATCCCACTGCTGGCGGGGGCCCTCGCCCGGT tgggtgctgtgaCACTGATCAGCCCCTTGGAGCTGATCCGCACCAAGATGCAATCCCGACAGCTCAGCTACCGCGAGCTGCGTGTCTGCATCCAGTCAGCGGTGGCTCAGGATGGCTGGCTGTCCCtatggaggggatgggggccCACGGTGCTGCGGGACGTCCCCTTCTCTG ctctctACTGGTTCAACTACGAGCTGGTGCGGGAATGGCTATGCAGGCACACCCGGCTGGAAGAGGCCACCTTCATGCTCAGCTTCGTGTCCGGGGCCATCTCTGGGACG gtggctgctgtgctgacGCTGCCCTTCGACGTGGTGAAGACCCAGCGGCAGATCCAGCTGGGAGACAGCGAGATGCACCCAG CTGCAGCCTCCAAGCCTTCATCCACCTGGCTGCTCCTGCGGCGTATCCGTGCTGAGTCTGGCACACGGGGGCTGTTTGCAG GTTTCCTGCCCCGTGTCATTAAGGTGGCACCCGCCTGTGCCATCATGATCAGCACCTACGAGTTTGGCAAAGCCTTCTTCCAGAAGCTGAACCAGGAGCGGCAGCTGCGTGGGCTGtga
- the MAPT gene encoding microtubule-associated protein tau isoform X11 has product MAEPHQDVTNVEDQERQHVPSGYPLQIPVDDGSDEPVSETSDAKSTPTTEDATAPLVEEGDQEDQHGEIPEGTTAEEAGVGATPSLEDHAAGDAQAPGEPSSPKLQPGHKEHMGDVVQRGSQPMEQVAGVPREPQETKAAATAPTRIEVTIPIPLDMYQDVRAAEASRELWDRGGREGIGVDPELGDVCSTGLAGAGGTDASHTADGPTPTGTPLKEDTGDVDRDMDEASQQDLLGLVGQHVSPGPKTTKEALKEEGESKSRDVLRDTEREVFLVESEARKAEDQEKRQHLQGEEPYTDVTSSEPSETQTEGAGGDAGPLVEATEPPDGLKDGREDRDAAVEEVLGAGGCRTPKKKPGAADKAVSRVPLLKARIDSKEGAEADDKKPKKSSPSIANPPGDRASIPPHRHTSSSTTPPKPPSSPASTSKRVTPRPASTGTHETKAKGQEMRGGTKPATPRSAAGQAQRNSSNATRIPAKTPTAPKTPPGSGRKEQKKPPPAAAKPEKGEQPKSGDRSGYSSPGSPGTPGSRSRTPSLPTPPAREPKKVAVVRTPPKSPASAKSRVQPTAAPMPDLKNVKSKIGSTENLKHQPGGGKVQIINKKLDFSSVQSKCGSKDNIKHIPGGGSRPCRQIALGDMQ; this is encoded by the exons ATGGCAGAACCACACCAGGATGTCACCAACGTGGAGGACCAGGAGAGGCAGCACGTCCCTTCAG GCTATCCCCTTCAGATTCCAGTCGATGATGGATCGGATGAGCCTGTTTCTGAAACATCTGATGCTAAGAGCACCCCAACTACAGAAG ATGCCACAGCACCTTTAGTAGAGGAAGGAGACCAAGAGGATCAGCACGGGGAGATCCCAGAAGGAACCACAG CTGAAGAGGCGGGCGTAGGAGCCACCCCCAGCCTGGAGGACCACGCTGCAGGAGATGCTCAAG CTCCAGGGGAGCCCAGCTCTCCAAAGTTGCAGCCTGGCCATAAGGAGCATATGGGAGATGTGGTTCAaaggggcagccagcccatggaGCAGGTAGCTGGTGTTCCTCGGGAGCCACAAGAAACAaaggctgcagccacagctcccaCCAGGATTGAGGTCACTATCCCAATCCCCCTGGATATGTACCAAGATGTCAGAGCAGCTGAAGCCAGCCGTGAGCTGTGGGATCGTGGGGGCAGAGAAGGCATCGGCGTGGATCCAGAGCTGGGTGATGTGTGCAGCACGGGGCTGGCAGGAGCAGGTGGAACTGATGCCTCCCATACTGCAGATGGGCCAACTCCTACTGGAACCCCACTAAAAGAGGACACCGGAGATGTGGACCGTGATATGGATGAAGCTTCTCAGCAGGATTTGCTTGGCCTGGTGGGACAGCACGTTTCTCCAGGCCCCAAAACAACCAAAGAAGCTCttaaagaggaaggagaaagcaagtCCAGGGATGTCCTCAGAGACACAGAGAGGGAGGTATTCCTTGTTGAATCTGAAGCACGTAAAGCAGAAGACCAAGAAAAGAGACAGCATCTGCAGGGGGAAGAACCATACACAGATGTCACCTCATCAGAACCTTCTGAGACCCAAACAGAAGGGGCAGGAGGGGATGCTGGACCATTAGTGGAAGCAACTGAACCCCCTGATGGGTTAAAGGATGGGAGAGAagacagagatgctgcagtggaAGAGGTGCTGGGTGCAGGAGGGTGCCGGACGCCCAAGAAGAAACCAGGTGCTGCAGATAAAGCAGTCAGTCGTGTTCCTCTCCTGAAAG CTCGTATTGATAGCAAGGAAGGGGCTGAAGCTGATGACAAGAAACCGAAG AAATCCTCACCTTCCATTGCCAACCCCCCAGGCGATAGagcctccatccctccccaccGACACACCTCCTCTAGCACAACCCCTCCGAAAcctccctccagccctgcatCCACCTCTAAACGAGTCACACCCCGACCTGCCAGTACAGGAACACATGAAACAAAGGCCAAG GGCCAGGAGATGAGGGGAGGCACAAAGCCGGCCACGCCGCgctctgcagcagggcaggccCAGAGGAACTCCAGCAACGCCACCCGCATCCCAGCAAAAACCCCCACGGCCCCCAAGACCCCTCCTGGCTCTG gcagaaaggagcagaaaaaacCACCCCCTGCAGCAGCGAAGCCTGAGAAAG GTGAGCAGCCCAAGTCTGGAGACAGAAGCGGTTACAGCAGTCCCGGCTCACCCGGGACTCCAGGCAGCCGTTCCCGCACTCCTTCTCTGCCCACCCCACCAGCCAGGGAGCCCAAGAAGGTGGCAGTGGTTCGTACTCCTCCTAAATCACCTGCGTCTGCCAAGAGCCGCGttcagcccacagcagctccaatGCCTGACCTGAAAAACGTCAAATCCAAAATCGGCTCCACTGAAAACCTGAAGCATCAGCCTGGAGGTGGCAAG GTGCAGATTATTAATAAGAAGCTGGACTTTAGCAGCGTTCAATCCAAGTGTGGCTCAAAGGATAATATCAAACACATCCCGGGAGGAGGCAGT CGCCCGTGCCGTCAGATAGCACTTGGTGACATGCAATGA